The genome window GGCCCTGGGGTGGCGCCCCCTTACGGGACACCTCAACCCGGAATCCAGCGGGATTTCGTGACACAAAGAGGGCAGGGGCAATTGACCGCGACTTGCCCCTGCCAGTAGAGTTTTGCCGCGGTTGATGCCGCACCGGGGTGTAGCTCAGCCTGGCTAGAGCGCCTGCTTTGGGAGCAGGAAGTCGCATGTTCGAATCATGTCACCCCGACTTGATGGAACGAGAAGCCCTTCGGCGAGAACGTCGAAGGGCTTTCTCATTTGCGGGCTGAGACTTCCGCCATCCAAGCGGCAGTTCAAATAGACGGTTTCCACACTGCCGCCGCCGGCCGGTCGTTGGAGCGTGGCCGAAGCCAGTCGCTCCCGTAAGGCCGTCGGCCTGCTCGCGAATGTCTCCTGGTCGATTTCGACCACCGGCTGCCGGTCAGCGGGATGGCTTTGCGGAATATCACTTCGACCTGTCCAGCGCAAATCGCATCCCGCGGCTCGCGGCGGGGAGCAGGACCGAACCGTGGTCCTCTTCCGGGAACTCGCGGAACAGGACGGACAGCCCCTCGACCTGTGCGGAAGAGAGTCGCTCCGTCATCGCTCGGGCGTTCGAAACCATCTTCCTCGGCTTCAGCATCGCGATGCGGGCCGGGTCGGCGTTCGGCGGAGGCGTCTCCTCCCATGCGCCGCCAGTGATCATCAGCCGGGCGGGAGCTGGCTGCTTCCGCTGCCGCTCGAGGAACGACCGCTCTTCGTCCAGGATCGCTTCGTGGAACCACCAGATCGACGGGCTCGAGGCGACGTAGTTCTGGAAGGCCTCCGGACGCGTGAACAGCGCGTGCAGGGTGAACAGGCCGCCGAACGAGTGTCCGAACAACGTCTGTCGCGTCCGGTCGATCTGGTATCGACTTTCGATCCGCGGCTTGAGTTCCTCCTCGATGAACGCGAGGAACTGGTCGTTTCCCCCCGTCTTTCGACCGGCACCTCCCCCCGGCAGCGTCTTGAGGAACTCCTCCGACGCGGGGCCGACCAGGTCGTAGTACCGCCGGTCCTGATGAATTCGCGGATCGGCTTCCGGATAGCCGATCCCGACGACGATCGCTCCGACGGGATCTCCCTGCGACAGCCGCCGGGCGGCCGCGGCCACGACCGGGAAGTCGGCGTTGGCATCGGTCAGGTAGACCACCGGGGCTCCCGCCTCCTTCGGCTTCCCGTTGGGAAGCGACACGAAGATCCGGTATGTCAGGTCCTTCCGCGACGTGACGTCGAACTGCTCGGTTCGAGGCAGCGAGACGGCGACGGTCGGAAGCGGCTCTTCGGCGATCGCCGGCCACGCTCCCAGCAGTCCCGCGAGAGTGGCGGTCAAAGCGAAGGCTCGGGACAGGGAGAGAACTGGCATGGGATCGGAGAGTCCGGGTGATGTGGGAGGGCGGAGAGAAGGGACGTCAGGGCCGGGGATTCACTGTGTCGTCAGGTCGAACTGATCGAGCTCGTTCTCCCCTTCCCGGATGCTGACGCTGAGCGGAGTCTTCTCTCGATCGCTGTACTTCCCTTTCAGCAAATCCGGCACGGGAACGTCGGACCCGTCCTTAGTGACGTACTCCGCCAGGATCGTGACCTTGTACTCCCCAACCGGAACGCCGTCGTAAACGCGAAAGGTCGTCATCCGGAACGACCCGTTGTCGTCCGTCATTGCGGAGGGGCCGCACGCCTTTCCATCCGGCCACGGCGTGGTCCGGTGAAAGGTGATCGCGGCCCGGACCGCCGGCACTCCGTCGATCAGGAGGCTGCCCGCGACCGGATGGGTCGGCAGTCGCTCCGGCTTCGGTGGAGCTTTCGCGCAGGCCAGGGGGAGAATCAGTCCGGCCAGCAGGGCCGCGAGCCGGATTGTTCCGGTGAGGCGAAGAGTGTTCAAAGTTTAGAACTCCTTCGCGGCGCGGCCGTCGTTGACGTACATCATCTGGCTCACGACGCTCGCGGAGATCGCCTCCGCCAGGAAGTGGACGCTCCCGTCGCACATGACGACATTGGCCCCCTGCGGGTGAAATCCGTAGATGCCGCAGATGTTGTTGCAGTTGACCGCGCATCCCGCCGAGGCGCCGTTCGTCAGCCGCCCCTCCATCCCCGAGTAGTCAAAGAACGCCATCGCGTTCGAAGGGCCGCTTCCCCAATCGGACCAGGGGGGCTGCGTGTACTTCCGGTCGGCATAAGCCGCCGTCACGGAGGTCGGAGCCCCGGTGATCGTCGTGGGGCCGTTCTGCTGCTTCCCCTTGATGAAGTGCAGCGGCCGTCCGGCGAGCTCCACGATCAGGAAGGTCTGCGTCGGACCGTCGGTGATGTCGGCGATGCGGCGGGCTTTCTCGAGCGTGTATTGCGGATCGGTCGCTCCCGCGACAATGCTGATGACGTTCGCGGCGTCGACGAGAGGCCTCCCGTACCCGCCCCCTCCGAAGAGTGCGGTGTAGTCGGAAGCGGCCGTCTTGCGGATTCCGGCGACTCCCAGGTCGCTTGTCGACGTGGCCGCCGTGGGCCAGGTCGTCGCCGCTTCCAGGGCGACGGCCGTCGGGGTGGGGGCGGGCATGGCGTCCCGCTCGATCGCCGACGGACAGCGATAGACCGCCAGCCGGGACTGGGACATCTTCAGGTTCATCGAGCTGGGGGTATCGGCTTCGGACGCATACCAGGGGAGGTTCATGTTGAACTTGTCATAGATCGCCCCCTGGTCGATGAATGGCAGCACCATCAGCCCCCAGCCGTTGATGACTCCGCTGACGCCGCCGGCGTTCGTCTGTCGCATCGGGGGGAAAAGACCGTGCGTGCTTTCGTAGTTATGGAGTGCGAGACCGATCTGCTTGAGATTGTTCTTGCACTGCGAGGCGCGGGCGGCCTCGCGGGCCTGCTGTACGGCGGGCAGCAGGATGGCGACCAGGACGGCGATGATCGCGATGACGACCAGCAGCTCGATGAGCGTGAAGCCACGCCGGGAATGAAATTCTCTTGTCATGAGACGAGTTCCAGAGGAGGGAGCCAAAACAAGGTGGGAGGGAGGTCTGGCTGCACCCGGGCGTCCGGAAAGGCGGGAGACGCGGGGCTTTGGCTCGACAGGACGACAAATCCGCTCACTGCGAAAGCTCACCGGCGGCGGCCGGGCGAGAGCGGCTCATGCGGCCCCCCTTCCGGCTTGCAGGAGCGCGAGCGGCTCGGACCGGCCGGCCGAGATGGCCGGCCAGAGAGCCGCGAGGAAACAGAGGACGAAGGTCAGGGCGTAGCCGACCGCCAGCGCCCCCCACGGCACGGAGAGCGGCGTTGCCACTCCCTCGAACCAGGGATTGCTGACGTACCGGATCAGTCCCAGGCAGGTCCAACCGACGAGGATGCCGAACGCGAGGCTGAGCACGCTGGCGACAAAGCCGACGAGGAGCGCTTCCGAGAGGACCAGCCGCGAGAGCCGCCACCGCGTGACGCCGACGGCGCGCAGGACCCCGAACTCCCACCGCCGTGCCCGGACGGAGGCGGCAATCGTGTTGACGACCCCGAGCGAGACGACGACGAGAGTGATGAGCGGCAGGTAGCCCATGGCCTGGATCGCCGAGCCGCCGCGGGTCCGCAGGCCGTCTCGGACGTCGCTGAGAAAAGTCACCTGAACCGGTTCGGAACCAGGGCCTCCTCCGCCGGGGCCGCCCCCGCCCCCGCCCCGCCTCCGCGACGACCGCTGCCTGGCCCGGCGCCTGGTCCGGTTCCGGGACCGCCGCGCCCCGTCGGGGCGGAGCCCTCCGCCGCGACGCGTTCGCCGCGCGGTGCGGGGGACGCGGTCTCGGCCGCTGCCGCGGAACGTTCGCCTCCCGTGGCGGCTCCCCCTCGGGACCCGCGCGGCGCTGCCGCGGGGGCCAGCGGTCGAAGCCGCTCTTCGAGATCGGCTTTCGTCGCGTCCGGTTCGGTGTTGGCCCAGAAAAACTCGCCGGCCGGCAGAGCGAAGTCCTCGCGAACCTGCTGACGCGGCGCGAAGACGAGCCCCGCGGTCCGGACCGACTGCTTGCGGATTCCCGACGTCTTGGTGATCCAGTTCGAGCCGGGCATCTTCACAATGCCGACGATCGTGTACTCGATCGCCTCGGTCGGCTTCTTCGGCGGGATCAGCCCCAGCCGATCGCCGACCTTCATTCCGGCATACGTGAGGAACGTGTCCGGGACGAGGCAGTTCCGTCCCTCCCTGAGCTGGCCGAGGGCCGCGGCGCGGTCCCCCTGGACGAAGTCGAGCGTGAACAGCGGCGTCTCACCGCCGAACGCCCTGTCCGCGTCGAGACCGATGAGCGAGACGTTGTCCTGCCGGACGGCGGAGTCCCGCTCGCCGCTGCGGAACGGGTCGCCGAGAAGCCGCGTCTGCTCCACCGCGATCGGGAGGAACTGGTCGGCTTTGAAGCCCGGAGTCTGCCGGACCTTCTCGATTCCGGCTTCGTCGAGACCGGGCTGGAACTTCACGATCGTTCCGGGGGTCCACCGGCCGGGCAGGAAGCCGCCGAGCATCGACCAGCCCCACACCTGCGTCGCGGTGTAGAGGCCGAGCCCCAGCATCAGCGACGCCGCGATCCCGGCGGACCGCCACATGTTCGAGCTGAGCTGCGTCCGGACCAGGTTTGTCTGGAGCCGGAGCAGGCCGGCGACGAGCGGGGCGAACGCCCGCTCGACGAGCAGGACGACGAGCGGGGCCAGCAGAATGAAACCCAGGACGGTCGTCGGGGCACCGACCAGCAGGACCAGGGCGAACCGCACCTTCTCGGGAAGCCCCGGCAGGAAGACCAGGATCGGGTTCAGCGCAATCAGGAGAGCGCTGATGATCCCCGCCCCCCAGTACCATCGAGCGGAGGCCGGCGTCGTCGCGACCGGGGCCATCGCCTCGAGCGGACTGATCCGGGTCGCTTTCCAGATCGGGAAGACCGACGCCAGGAGCGCTCCGGCGAGCGAGCAGCCTCCTGTCAGGAGAATGCTCGCGGCTCCCATCGACACCCCTTTCGGGAAGAGCTGCGGACTGGCGCTGGCGATCGCCTTGAGGAGCGCGGCTCCTCCGGCCAGTCCGCCGATCCAGCCGAAGACCGCCAGGACGACCGCCTCCACGAGAACGAGGGCCCCGACCTGCGGCCGGCGAAGCCCCACGGCCCGCAGGACCGCGAGCTGCCGGGCCCGTTCGCTGACCCCCATGCTGAGCGTCGTGAAGATGATGAACGCCGAAGCGAGGATCGACAGCGCCGTCACGAAGTAGGCCTGTTTGCGGGCCCCCTCCGCTACGAACCCCGACGAGAGCTTCGCTTTCACGTCTTCGGGCCGGATGATCTCCGAGGCGGGAGTCGCCGCCGCGACGCTCTTCGCGATGCTGTCGAGCGAACTCCGGGGCTTCAGGCGGATCTCGACGAGATTGGTCCGCGGAGCGGCCCCCGTGAGTGCTTCGATCCGGCTCAGCGGGACATAGGCGCAGAGCGAGGCGGGACCGCGGTTCGTTCCGCCGGGCGCTCCCCCTTTGGTCCGGGTCATCGCGGACTCGACCTCTTCCACCTGCTCGGTGATCCCGACGACGCCGAGCGCCACGACATCGCCCCCTTTGGTCCGGAACTCGATCGTGTCTCCCGGCTTGAGCGAGAGAGCCTCGGCGACGCCGCTGCTGACGACCGCTTCGGAATCCGTTCCCGCTTCGAGCCAGCGGCCGTCGACGAGGGGATACCGCGGTTCGCCCGCCTCGGTCCCGACGATCATCGGCCCCATCCGCCCGAGCGTCCTCCGCGGAGGTCCCGCCGCCCCCTGCGGGCCGGGGGAGGGGGAGGTGGTCGGCGTCGGAGGAGCGGAGGGATCGGCCGCCTTGCGGAACGACATCCGGAACTGGGCGACGGGGTTTGCGGCCTCGACCGCGGGATCGTGCTGGATCGCGGAGACCAGCTCCGGGGCGAGAGCGTCATCGAGCGATTGCGGAACGACGAAGGCGGTGTAGTTGCCGACGAACTCGGCGGTCTGGTCGTCGAACCGGGCGGCGATCGCCTCATAGGCCGAGACGACCCACAGCACGACGCCGACCGCCGCGATCATGGCGACGGCGGTCAGGGCCAGCCGGACCTTGTGCTGGCGGGCCTGCGCGACGAAGAGTTTCCAGATCAGGCTCATCGGGCCACCTCCGCGGCGGTTTCGGCCACGATGTCCTGGTAGCGGCCGGCGAGGGCGTGCGCATCCGGGAACTCGGCCGCGGAGAAATCGGCACAGACCGCCCCGTCCTTCATGACGACGATCCGCCGGGCCCAGATTGCGACCGCCGGTTCATGCGTGACGACGACGATCGCCCGGCCGTCCCGGTCATTCAGTTCCTTCAGCAGCGTGCAGATCGCCTTACCGTTGATGGAGTCGAGACTCCCGGTCGGCTCGTCCGCCAGGACGATCGCCGGGTCGGTCACGAGCGCCCGGGCGATGGCAACCCGCTGCTGCTCCCCACCGCTCATCGCGTCGGGACGATGGCCGATCCGCTGCCCGAGTCCGAGCCGCTCGAGGAGCTTCGTCGCACGGTCCCGCATCTCCTGCGAGCCGCGGGAGCCCTCCGCCATCAGCGGCAGCATGACGTTCTCGAGGGCCGTCAGGGCCGGGATGAGATTGAACTGCTGGAACACGAGCCCGATCCGCCGCCGCCGGAAATCGGTCAGCGTCCCGTCGGCGAGTTCCGAAAGGGACTGCCCTTCCACCGCGACCGTCCCGGCATCGGTCCGGGTCAGTCCCGCCATGACGTGCAGCAGCGTGCTCTTTCCCGAGCCGCTCGCCCCCATGACGGCGACAAACTCGCCCGGCGCGACTCGGAGCGAGACGCCATGCAGAGCCTCGACCGTCGCGGTCCCCTGATGGAAGCGCTTCGTCACTCCCTGGACAACCAGCGGTGCAATCGATGGAGAGACGGGATCGGACATGACGACCTTTCGAGGAACCGAACTCAAAACGTGACGCGCCCCTGCTGAAGCAGCGTGAGGGGCCGGAGCCGTCCGATGGAGAGCGCCGGCCAGACCGCCGCGAGAGTCGAGAGCACGAGGACTCCCAACAGCGCCCCCCCGACGACCCGCCAGGGAACATGGAGGGCCGGATGCAGCCCTCCGAAAAAGCTGATGTATTGGGCCATTCCGCAACCGCACCATCCGGCGAGGAGGCCGAAGCCGAGACTGAGCAGCACCGCCACCAGCCCGATGAGGAACCCTTCCGCCAGGATCGCGCGGACGATCGACGACTGCCCGATCCCGATCGACCGGAGGAGGCCGAGCTCCCACCGCCGGCTGCGGATCGAGGCGAGGATGATGTTGAGGACCCCGAGCCCGGCAATCGCCGTCGACACGAGCGGCAGGAGACTGACGCCCCAGATCCAGCGGGTCGCGTTGTTGCGGGTCATCTGCCGGATGTCTTCGACCGCCATCAGGCGGATCTTCGGACCGTCGTTCTCGCGCGCCTCGGGCGGGAGCGCCTCGGCGTAGATTGCCTTCGCGGCGGCGGTGATCGCCTGGGAATCAGCGTGCTGGTCCGAATAGTCGAGCCACAGGTGCGTCGCTGCAGGAAGCGAAAAATCGTCGGCGACGGTCCCGTAGTTGGCGAACACGAGAGCGGCGGCCCGGTGTGTTCGCGAGCGAAAGCCGGTCAGCTTGGTCTGCCAGTGCCACCCCGGAAGCCGGAGCGCCCCCGCGATCCGGTAGCGGACCGGAGAGGTGGGGGCCTCGGGCGGGACCAGGTCGAACGAGTCGCCGATCGCGAGCTTCGTCTCGGTGAGGAAGTGATCGGGAACGAGGCAGCCCCGTCCCGCGACCATCTCGTCGATCGCCTGCCGGGGATCCCCGTCGGCCCATTCGACCTCGAACAGCGGCCGGTCTCCGCCGAACGCCTTCCGGGGGTCGATCCCGACCAGCACGACATTGTCCTGCCGGATCACCGACGCCCGTTCGGCGCTGCCGGTGACATCGTCCAGGAGCCGCGGCTGTTCGACGACGATCGGCAGGCAGTGCTCGGGATCGACGCCCGGGAGGCGGGCGATCTCCGGGACCTTCGACAGCGGAAGCCCCCCCGACTGAAAGGCGAGGACGGCGTCCGGCGCCCACGGCCCGACGAGAAAGCCGTCGAGCATCGTGAAGCCCCAGACCTGAACGCCGATGAAAAGACCGAGGCCGACCGCCATCGAGAGGGCCGCGGCGGCGGTCCGCCAGACGTGGCTCGTGATCTGGCTGCCGAGGAGCTTGGGATCGATCCGGAACAGGCGGGCCAGCCCCGGGCCGCCGAACCGGTCGACCAGGGCGACGACCGCGGGGGCGATCAGGACGAAGCCGATCGACATCGACACGAAGCCGACCGCCATCGCCAGGTAGACCTGCTGGTCGAACCGCGGCGGGAAGACAAAGGTCACGAGCGGATTGACCAGGATCAGTGCGATCCCCAGGAGAATCGTCCGGATCGGCAGCCGGCTCGCCACGGGGGCCTGTCCGGGGGCCATCGCGTCGACGGGCCGGGCCCGCGTCGCCCGCCAGGCCGGCACGATCGCGGCCAGGAACGCCCCTCCGAAGGTGGCGATCGCCGCCAGGCCCAGGCTGTAGGGACCGATCGTCGTCCCATGGTGCAGCAGCCGGGCCGCGACACGCCCGACGACACCGAGCAGCAGCCCGCTGAGGAGCAGTCCCCCCAGGAACCCGGTCAGCGCGAGGAGCATCGCCTCCGTGAAGATCAGCAGGGAGAGCTGCGTCCGCGTCAGCACGAGTGCCCGCAGGACCGCGAACTGCCGGATTCGCTCCGTCACCCCCATGCTGACCGTGCCGAAGATCACCAGCATCGCGACCAGCATTGCGATTCCGGTCGTCGCATAGGACTGAATCCGGACGTTGTCCGCCGAGGCACTCTCGTCGAGGGCTTCCTCGATCTCGAACGCCTCCTGGAACTGAACAGGGGTGTCGTAGCGGCTGAGCCGGGGCCCCCAGCCGAACCGGAACTTCGTGAGGTCCGTCTCGGACTTCACGGCGACGCCGACAAAGCTGATCTCGGGCGGGCTGCCGAAGATCCGCTCGGCTGTCGCGGTCGAGACAAACAGGTCTCCCGCGCCGGGCGTCCGGATCTGCGGCACGGCATACGTCCCGGCCCCGAGCGACGGCGCGTCCAGCAGCCCGGTGACAATCAGGTCGGTCGGCCGCTCTTTGGCGGTCACGGTAACCGTGTCGCCGAGGCGGACCTGCAACCGCTCCGCAGCCGCCCGGGTCAGGGCCGCTTCGTTGTGGCCTTGGCCCGCCG of Planctomyces sp. SH-PL14 contains these proteins:
- a CDS encoding alpha/beta hydrolase; translation: MPVLSLSRAFALTATLAGLLGAWPAIAEEPLPTVAVSLPRTEQFDVTSRKDLTYRIFVSLPNGKPKEAGAPVVYLTDANADFPVVAAAARRLSQGDPVGAIVVGIGYPEADPRIHQDRRYYDLVGPASEEFLKTLPGGGAGRKTGGNDQFLAFIEEELKPRIESRYQIDRTRQTLFGHSFGGLFTLHALFTRPEAFQNYVASSPSIWWFHEAILDEERSFLERQRKQPAPARLMITGGAWEETPPPNADPARIAMLKPRKMVSNARAMTERLSSAQVEGLSVLFREFPEEDHGSVLLPAASRGMRFALDRSK
- a CDS encoding DUF1559 domain-containing protein; amino-acid sequence: MTREFHSRRGFTLIELLVVIAIIAVLVAILLPAVQQAREAARASQCKNNLKQIGLALHNYESTHGLFPPMRQTNAGGVSGVINGWGLMVLPFIDQGAIYDKFNMNLPWYASEADTPSSMNLKMSQSRLAVYRCPSAIERDAMPAPTPTAVALEAATTWPTAATSTSDLGVAGIRKTAASDYTALFGGGGYGRPLVDAANVISIVAGATDPQYTLEKARRIADITDGPTQTFLIVELAGRPLHFIKGKQQNGPTTITGAPTSVTAAYADRKYTQPPWSDWGSGPSNAMAFFDYSGMEGRLTNGASAGCAVNCNNICGIYGFHPQGANVVMCDGSVHFLAEAISASVVSQMMYVNDGRAAKEF
- a CDS encoding ABC transporter permease, whose protein sequence is MTFLSDVRDGLRTRGGSAIQAMGYLPLITLVVVSLGVVNTIAASVRARRWEFGVLRAVGVTRWRLSRLVLSEALLVGFVASVLSLAFGILVGWTCLGLIRYVSNPWFEGVATPLSVPWGALAVGYALTFVLCFLAALWPAISAGRSEPLALLQAGRGAA
- a CDS encoding ABC transporter permease, coding for MSLIWKLFVAQARQHKVRLALTAVAMIAAVGVVLWVVSAYEAIAARFDDQTAEFVGNYTAFVVPQSLDDALAPELVSAIQHDPAVEAANPVAQFRMSFRKAADPSAPPTPTTSPSPGPQGAAGPPRRTLGRMGPMIVGTEAGEPRYPLVDGRWLEAGTDSEAVVSSGVAEALSLKPGDTIEFRTKGGDVVALGVVGITEQVEEVESAMTRTKGGAPGGTNRGPASLCAYVPLSRIEALTGAAPRTNLVEIRLKPRSSLDSIAKSVAAATPASEIIRPEDVKAKLSSGFVAEGARKQAYFVTALSILASAFIIFTTLSMGVSERARQLAVLRAVGLRRPQVGALVLVEAVVLAVFGWIGGLAGGAALLKAIASASPQLFPKGVSMGAASILLTGGCSLAGALLASVFPIWKATRISPLEAMAPVATTPASARWYWGAGIISALLIALNPILVFLPGLPEKVRFALVLLVGAPTTVLGFILLAPLVVLLVERAFAPLVAGLLRLQTNLVRTQLSSNMWRSAGIAASLMLGLGLYTATQVWGWSMLGGFLPGRWTPGTIVKFQPGLDEAGIEKVRQTPGFKADQFLPIAVEQTRLLGDPFRSGERDSAVRQDNVSLIGLDADRAFGGETPLFTLDFVQGDRAAALGQLREGRNCLVPDTFLTYAGMKVGDRLGLIPPKKPTEAIEYTIVGIVKMPGSNWITKTSGIRKQSVRTAGLVFAPRQQVREDFALPAGEFFWANTEPDATKADLEERLRPLAPAAAPRGSRGGAATGGERSAAAAETASPAPRGERVAAEGSAPTGRGGPGTGPGAGPGSGRRGGGAGAGAAPAEEALVPNRFR
- a CDS encoding ABC transporter ATP-binding protein, with protein sequence MSDPVSPSIAPLVVQGVTKRFHQGTATVEALHGVSLRVAPGEFVAVMGASGSGKSTLLHVMAGLTRTDAGTVAVEGQSLSELADGTLTDFRRRRIGLVFQQFNLIPALTALENVMLPLMAEGSRGSQEMRDRATKLLERLGLGQRIGHRPDAMSGGEQQRVAIARALVTDPAIVLADEPTGSLDSINGKAICTLLKELNDRDGRAIVVVTHEPAVAIWARRIVVMKDGAVCADFSAAEFPDAHALAGRYQDIVAETAAEVAR
- a CDS encoding ABC transporter permease produces the protein MRKVFRLAVAFLREHPARVALTSLATTAATCLVIWIASGYDSLLQTFDYWASKALGHYQLSIGPIATEGNPAVPREVLEAMRSDPSVASAEPVWMSRVTVRPRSDAGPGRAADSAEGRLRGLGGPPERRSEYTLLAFDSAVPPFDLEGKWLTAGQGHNEAALTRAAAERLQVRLGDTVTVTAKERPTDLIVTGLLDAPSLGAGTYAVPQIRTPGAGDLFVSTATAERIFGSPPEISFVGVAVKSETDLTKFRFGWGPRLSRYDTPVQFQEAFEIEEALDESASADNVRIQSYATTGIAMLVAMLVIFGTVSMGVTERIRQFAVLRALVLTRTQLSLLIFTEAMLLALTGFLGGLLLSGLLLGVVGRVAARLLHHGTTIGPYSLGLAAIATFGGAFLAAIVPAWRATRARPVDAMAPGQAPVASRLPIRTILLGIALILVNPLVTFVFPPRFDQQVYLAMAVGFVSMSIGFVLIAPAVVALVDRFGGPGLARLFRIDPKLLGSQITSHVWRTAAAALSMAVGLGLFIGVQVWGFTMLDGFLVGPWAPDAVLAFQSGGLPLSKVPEIARLPGVDPEHCLPIVVEQPRLLDDVTGSAERASVIRQDNVVLVGIDPRKAFGGDRPLFEVEWADGDPRQAIDEMVAGRGCLVPDHFLTETKLAIGDSFDLVPPEAPTSPVRYRIAGALRLPGWHWQTKLTGFRSRTHRAAALVFANYGTVADDFSLPAATHLWLDYSDQHADSQAITAAAKAIYAEALPPEARENDGPKIRLMAVEDIRQMTRNNATRWIWGVSLLPLVSTAIAGLGVLNIILASIRSRRWELGLLRSIGIGQSSIVRAILAEGFLIGLVAVLLSLGFGLLAGWCGCGMAQYISFFGGLHPALHVPWRVVGGALLGVLVLSTLAAVWPALSIGRLRPLTLLQQGRVTF